A genomic region of Catalinimonas niigatensis contains the following coding sequences:
- a CDS encoding sensor histidine kinase: MQVFSIIQQNKELILKQWLAIVKEQIPAAKGQSTPALRNDVPDLLEEIITILDETTPKESLHESIDHGRLRATVQGYKLSHVIKEYYLLQQVIFAIIDKEGSILPKERNKILTAVAYAIEHASQAFYEIRQEEEIEAKHHAEDLANELREEGQLRDDFIGTLTHDLRSPLSNTHNMLELIKVKLSSDPIYLKHLNAIQLNITKADRLIGNLLDVNLIKSGGKLPIHRQKCDLSKEMQTLVEEFTLLYSGTILLEDAQGSLEGNYDCKALRQAIDNLLQNAIKYGDKESTITVKCQRKDGDYIELSVHNYGNPIPIDQQAKIFTRYYRIDNQSYQKGWGIGLSLVKGIVEAHDGKLDLTSSSVEGTTFSIKLPNS, encoded by the coding sequence ATGCAGGTATTTAGTATTATTCAACAAAACAAGGAGTTAATTCTAAAGCAATGGTTAGCAATAGTTAAAGAACAGATTCCTGCGGCTAAAGGGCAATCCACGCCAGCTTTAAGAAATGACGTGCCTGATCTATTGGAAGAAATTATCACTATTCTGGATGAAACAACACCAAAAGAATCGCTTCATGAAAGTATAGATCATGGCAGATTAAGGGCAACCGTCCAAGGATATAAGCTCTCTCACGTGATAAAAGAATATTACCTGCTACAGCAGGTTATCTTTGCCATCATCGATAAGGAAGGATCTATTTTGCCTAAAGAAAGAAATAAAATACTTACTGCGGTCGCCTATGCCATTGAGCATGCTTCCCAGGCTTTTTATGAGATACGACAAGAAGAAGAAATAGAGGCAAAACATCATGCAGAAGACCTTGCCAATGAGTTGAGAGAAGAGGGGCAACTGCGAGATGATTTTATTGGCACATTAACCCATGATCTTCGCAGCCCCTTATCCAATACCCACAATATGCTCGAGCTAATAAAAGTTAAACTTTCTTCCGATCCTATCTATCTCAAGCATCTCAATGCTATTCAGCTAAATATCACCAAAGCTGATCGCTTAATTGGGAACCTGTTGGATGTCAATTTAATCAAGTCAGGAGGTAAGCTTCCTATCCACCGCCAAAAGTGTGACTTAAGCAAAGAAATGCAGACATTGGTAGAAGAATTTACGCTCCTATATAGCGGTACCATTCTTTTAGAAGACGCGCAAGGATCTTTAGAAGGAAACTATGATTGCAAGGCATTACGACAAGCCATAGATAATCTCTTACAGAACGCCATTAAGTATGGGGACAAAGAGTCAACGATCACTGTGAAATGTCAGCGTAAAGATGGTGATTATATAGAATTATCCGTTCACAACTATGGTAATCCTATTCCCATAGATCAGCAGGCAAAAATCTTTACCCGTTACTATCGTATTGATAATCAGTCCTACCAGAAGGGATGGGGTATTGGCTTATCGTTGGTAAAAGGTATTGTAGAAGCTCACGACGGTAAGTTAGATTTGACAAGCTCATCCGTAGAAGGAACTACTTTTTCCATTAAGCTTCCCAACAGTTAA
- a CDS encoding helix-turn-helix domain-containing protein — translation MTTDIIEVKDFIVLVEQSNAPKTIIQTCEIDGDAVGFAFYGSGNVELEIKYKNTTKIATNTTGLAISFFGNSKVMFSHKIAPDKVLQSVSVFTKLKNLHTLPQPEYEVFTEYLPELIHPQENFVEGPRFYMTPDMQKAVHKIMTTQYKGNTRLLFLKSQVNELLSHFFAYLETGKGNPVDSCERDKILQARDIITSNISNPPTLNELSKLIGLNNNKLKKKFKELFGVPVFKFLQEERLSKAYELLSQTEMGVQETAWLVGYESLSSFSNAFYQKFGFRPAEVKKQFFSNKS, via the coding sequence ATGACAACAGATATTATAGAAGTTAAAGACTTCATAGTTTTGGTTGAGCAATCAAATGCTCCAAAAACGATCATCCAAACCTGTGAAATTGATGGCGATGCTGTTGGATTTGCTTTCTACGGTTCCGGAAATGTTGAACTGGAAATTAAATATAAGAACACGACTAAAATTGCCACAAATACCACTGGCCTAGCCATCTCCTTTTTTGGCAACAGCAAAGTAATGTTCTCCCACAAAATAGCACCTGATAAAGTGCTTCAATCCGTAAGTGTTTTTACAAAACTTAAAAATCTGCATACCCTTCCCCAACCAGAGTATGAGGTTTTTACCGAATATTTGCCAGAGCTCATCCATCCTCAAGAGAACTTTGTAGAAGGCCCGCGCTTTTATATGACTCCTGACATGCAGAAGGCTGTTCACAAAATAATGACCACCCAGTACAAGGGAAATACCAGACTGTTGTTTCTAAAAAGTCAAGTCAATGAATTACTGTCTCACTTTTTTGCATACCTGGAAACAGGGAAAGGTAATCCTGTTGATTCTTGTGAACGGGACAAAATTTTGCAAGCCAGAGATATTATCACAAGTAATATCTCCAATCCGCCTACATTGAATGAATTGTCCAAATTGATTGGTTTAAACAATAACAAGCTCAAAAAGAAATTCAAAGAGCTTTTTGGTGTCCCGGTGTTTAAGTTTCTGCAAGAAGAACGACTCAGTAAGGCATACGAATTGTTAAGCCAGACAGAAATGGGTGTGCAGGAAACCGCCTGGTTGGTCGGCTACGAAAGTTTGAGCAGTTTTTCCAATGCCTTCTATCAAAAATTTGGTTTCCGTCCTGCGGAAGTGAAAAAGCAGTTCTTTTCAAACAAATCATAA